Proteins from a single region of Trichocoleus desertorum ATA4-8-CV12:
- a CDS encoding metalloregulator ArsR/SmtB family transcription factor has protein sequence MPKAPSLPSTLIVAGFHALSDPLRLRVLDLIRNQELCVCDLCEALEVSQSKLSFHLKALKEAQLVQARQEGRWIYYSLNLPQFVILEQYLAEFRRFSPILPGRMCQNDS, from the coding sequence ATGCCAAAAGCACCCTCTTTGCCATCTACTTTAATCGTGGCTGGTTTCCACGCCCTCTCCGATCCGCTCCGCCTCCGGGTTCTGGATTTGATCAGAAATCAAGAACTTTGCGTCTGTGATTTGTGCGAAGCCTTAGAAGTCAGCCAGTCCAAGCTCTCCTTTCATTTGAAGGCACTCAAAGAGGCACAACTGGTACAAGCAAGGCAAGAGGGACGGTGGATTTACTACAGCCTCAATCTGCCTCAGTTCGTGATTCTAGAGCAATACCTCGCAGAATTTCGCCGCTTCAGCCCTATTTTGCCTGGTCGCATGTGTCAAAACGACTCCTAG
- a CDS encoding aquaporin — protein MRAAKTLSKPRQWRAEQFRFIACQREAIAEAVGTFILVFAGTGAVMVNQLSNGAVTHLGISFVFGAVVAALIYTLGHISGAHFNPAVTLAFWASGFFPGQHVLTYILAQSLGAIIASATLLVSLGPVANLGATLPLNDNWLQSFVLETILTFILMFVILGSGLDRRAPIGFAGVAIGLTVGLEAAFMGPITGASMNPVRSLGPAFVGGIWQHHWLYWMAPILGAQLAVLIYRQLSNNFQDIIRDIT, from the coding sequence ATGCGGGCAGCGAAAACTTTATCCAAACCAAGGCAATGGAGAGCAGAGCAGTTCAGGTTTATTGCTTGTCAGCGAGAGGCGATCGCGGAAGCAGTAGGAACGTTCATCTTGGTGTTTGCGGGCACCGGAGCCGTTATGGTGAACCAGCTCAGCAATGGTGCTGTGACTCACCTAGGGATTAGTTTTGTCTTTGGGGCTGTTGTCGCTGCCTTGATCTATACGTTGGGACATATCAGTGGAGCCCACTTCAACCCAGCCGTCACGCTAGCTTTTTGGGCCAGTGGTTTCTTCCCTGGCCAGCATGTACTGACTTACATCTTGGCTCAGTCCCTCGGTGCCATAATTGCTTCTGCAACCCTTTTAGTCTCTCTGGGGCCAGTCGCTAACTTAGGGGCAACGCTACCCCTGAACGATAATTGGCTACAGTCATTCGTGCTGGAGACGATTCTGACCTTTATTCTCATGTTTGTGATCTTAGGCTCGGGTCTCGATCGCCGTGCTCCCATTGGGTTTGCGGGAGTGGCCATTGGGCTGACGGTAGGACTAGAAGCCGCCTTCATGGGGCCAATTACGGGAGCTAGCATGAACCCTGTGCGATCGCTTGGCCCTGCTTTCGTGGGTGGCATTTGGCAGCACCATTGGTTGTACTGGATGGCTCCCATTCTCGGCGCACAATTGGCTGTCTTAATTTATCGCCAGTTGTCTAACAATTTTCAAGACATCATTCGAGATATTACCTAG
- the arsC gene encoding arsenate reductase, glutathione/glutaredoxin type, with product MKRVMFVCKKNSARSQMAEGFAKTLGQGVIEVTSSGLEASQVRPEAIATMKEIGIDISDQTSDALSDFNPNNFDVVISLCGCGVNLPPEWVTREVFDDWQLDDPAEQPEIFPRVRDEIKERVTRLVTSLQGVAV from the coding sequence ATGAAACGTGTGATGTTTGTGTGCAAAAAGAACTCTGCCCGCTCCCAAATGGCTGAGGGTTTTGCGAAAACCTTGGGGCAGGGAGTCATAGAAGTGACAAGTTCCGGGCTAGAAGCCAGCCAGGTACGACCAGAGGCGATCGCAACCATGAAGGAGATCGGGATTGATATTAGCGATCAAACTTCTGATGCTCTGAGCGACTTCAATCCAAATAATTTTGATGTGGTGATCTCCCTCTGCGGTTGTGGTGTCAACTTACCTCCTGAATGGGTGACACGGGAAGTATTTGATGACTGGCAGCTAGATGACCCCGCCGAGCAACCCGAAATCTTCCCTAGAGTTCGAGATGAAATTAAGGAACGGGTGACTCGCTTGGTGACATCGTTGCAAGGAGTAGCAGTATGA
- the arsH gene encoding arsenical resistance protein ArsH: protein MNSFDHPPRILFLYGSLRDRSYSRLLSEEAARIIQEFGAEVKFFDPRELPIYGSVPDTHPKVQELRELSLWSEGQVWSSPEMHGQITGIMKNQIDWIPLSIGAVRPTQGRTLAVMQVSGGSQSFNAVNTMRLLGRWMRMFTIPNQSSVAKAYQEFNEDGTMKDSPYRDRVVDVMEELYKFTLLLRDQVDYLTDRYSERKEKAAKQVAEVANQALEASR, encoded by the coding sequence ATGAACTCATTTGACCATCCGCCTAGAATCTTGTTCTTATATGGTTCCTTGCGCGATCGCTCCTATAGCCGCTTGTTGTCAGAAGAAGCGGCCCGGATCATTCAAGAATTTGGGGCTGAGGTAAAATTCTTCGATCCGCGGGAACTCCCGATTTACGGTAGCGTGCCAGACACCCATCCCAAAGTGCAGGAATTGCGAGAGCTGAGCCTATGGTCGGAAGGACAAGTCTGGTCTAGCCCTGAGATGCATGGCCAGATTACGGGCATCATGAAAAACCAAATTGACTGGATTCCCCTTAGCATTGGAGCCGTTCGCCCTACCCAAGGGAGAACTCTGGCAGTGATGCAGGTGAGCGGCGGTTCCCAGTCCTTTAATGCCGTCAACACCATGCGGCTGCTCGGTCGCTGGATGCGGATGTTCACAATTCCGAATCAATCTTCGGTTGCTAAAGCCTACCAGGAATTTAACGAAGATGGCACGATGAAAGATTCTCCCTACCGCGATCGCGTAGTGGATGTGATGGAAGAACTCTATAAGTTCACGCTGTTGTTGCGAGATCAGGTAGATTATCTCACCGATCGCTACAGTGAGCGGAAAGAAAAGGCTGCCAAGCAAGTGGCTGAGGTTGCAAACCAAGCCTTAGAAGCCAGTCGGTAG
- a CDS encoding SDR family NAD(P)-dependent oxidoreductase: MDIQGKTALVTGASRGIGRAIALELAQQGIKRLLLVARDRQRLDAIATEIEGLEVEVVTLALDLSQPVAVSIAIAQAWRDHGPIHLLVNCAGIAHQAPFLQSKLSNVQDEIAVNLVGMYTITRLIARRMAAQRQGQIVNVSSLMGKVAAPTMATYSATKFAILGFTQALRGELMAYNVQVAALLPSLTDTDMVRELRWFRWAVPMTSQQVAQSLVTGVRKESAEILVGWQGHLVAWGNRIAPGLLEKILLIAAPLPRHRHPMQHIPAADSPAEL; encoded by the coding sequence ATGGATATTCAAGGAAAAACAGCCCTTGTGACTGGGGCTTCTCGCGGCATAGGACGGGCGATCGCCTTGGAACTAGCTCAGCAAGGGATCAAGCGATTGCTCCTCGTTGCCCGCGATCGCCAACGCTTAGATGCGATCGCCACAGAAATTGAGGGGCTGGAGGTGGAAGTTGTGACCTTGGCTCTAGATTTGTCTCAACCCGTTGCTGTCAGTATTGCGATCGCTCAAGCTTGGCGCGATCATGGCCCGATTCATCTCTTGGTCAACTGTGCTGGCATCGCCCACCAGGCCCCCTTTTTGCAGTCCAAACTATCCAATGTCCAAGACGAGATTGCCGTCAATCTAGTGGGTATGTACACCATTACTCGTCTGATTGCCCGACGCATGGCGGCTCAGCGACAAGGACAAATTGTGAATGTTTCTAGCTTGATGGGTAAGGTAGCGGCTCCCACGATGGCCACCTATTCCGCCACCAAGTTTGCAATTTTGGGATTCACTCAAGCTCTCAGGGGTGAGTTGATGGCTTACAACGTTCAAGTCGCGGCCTTATTGCCCTCGCTGACCGACACCGATATGGTCCGGGAACTCCGCTGGTTCCGCTGGGCCGTCCCCATGACTTCTCAGCAGGTCGCGCAGTCATTGGTGACAGGGGTGCGCAAGGAATCTGCTGAAATTTTAGTCGGATGGCAAGGTCATCTAGTCGCCTGGGGCAACCGGATTGCGCCTGGTTTATTAGAGAAAATCTTGCTGATCGCGGCTCCCTTACCTCGCCATAGACACCCCATGCAGCATATCCCTGCGGCGGATAGTCCAGCGGAACTCTAA
- the treZ gene encoding malto-oligosyltrehalose trehalohydrolase, with the protein MKVGAHYLGDARCQFTVWAPLHQQVAVKLLAPNQQILPMRSLEYGYWQVTAEGVEPGTRYVYQWAGEAGEIERPDPASHLQPEGVHGPSEVVDQSAYAWTDAGWSGIAQEDLIIYELHIGTFTPEGTFEAAIAHLPRLKELGITAIEIMPVAQFPGERNWGYDGVYPYAVQNSYGGPEGFKRLVDACHQQGLAVILDVVYNHVGPEGNYLGDFGPYFTKKYGGDWGEALNFDDAYSDGVTDYFLDNALYWLETFHIDGLRLDAVQGIFDLGAKHFLDELSDRVQLLSQQQGRNLFLIAESDLNDVRIIRPKERGGYALAAQWCDDFHHSLHTLLTGEQHNYYQDFGRCQDLEKSLREGFVYSGQYAPHRKRRHGNSSAAEPAEKFIVYIQSHDQVGNRMLAERLPKLTSFEGLKLAAGTILLSPYLPMLFMGEEYGEEAPFFYFISHSDPELIEMVRRSKEEEFKKVDVAGDSYDPQAAATFQNSKLNWEQQYTGKHQVLWAFHQHLINLRRAHPALKQLDKHHLEVSSREADKLLLMRRYAEESQVFLVINFGDRAATFAADSHSQNWQKILDTAEPKWLGAGSTLPEKLAAYESAQIPAQTFALYEAYV; encoded by the coding sequence GTGAAAGTAGGCGCTCATTACTTAGGCGATGCTCGGTGTCAGTTCACCGTTTGGGCACCGCTGCATCAACAAGTCGCGGTTAAACTCTTGGCTCCCAATCAGCAAATTCTGCCAATGCGATCGCTGGAGTATGGTTACTGGCAGGTGACGGCAGAAGGGGTAGAACCAGGCACGCGCTATGTCTATCAGTGGGCTGGTGAGGCGGGTGAGATAGAGCGTCCCGATCCCGCCTCTCACTTGCAGCCAGAAGGTGTGCATGGCCCCTCGGAGGTAGTAGATCAGTCTGCCTACGCTTGGACGGATGCAGGGTGGTCTGGCATCGCTCAGGAAGACTTGATCATCTATGAGCTGCATATTGGCACCTTCACCCCTGAAGGCACTTTTGAAGCGGCGATCGCCCATCTCCCTCGCTTAAAAGAATTGGGCATTACTGCGATCGAGATCATGCCCGTGGCACAATTTCCCGGCGAACGAAATTGGGGCTATGACGGCGTCTATCCCTATGCGGTACAAAATTCCTACGGGGGGCCAGAGGGCTTTAAGCGCTTAGTCGATGCCTGCCACCAACAAGGATTAGCGGTGATCTTAGATGTGGTCTACAACCATGTGGGGCCAGAAGGCAACTACTTAGGTGATTTCGGTCCTTACTTCACGAAAAAATACGGCGGAGATTGGGGAGAAGCCCTCAACTTTGATGATGCTTACAGCGATGGCGTCACCGACTACTTCCTCGACAATGCTTTGTATTGGCTAGAAACTTTTCACATTGATGGCTTACGCTTAGATGCAGTCCAGGGCATTTTCGATCTGGGTGCGAAACATTTTCTGGATGAGTTGAGCGATCGCGTGCAGTTACTCTCTCAGCAACAGGGAAGAAACCTCTTTTTAATTGCCGAGAGTGATCTGAATGATGTGCGGATTATTCGTCCGAAAGAACGAGGGGGCTATGCACTGGCAGCTCAGTGGTGTGATGATTTTCACCATTCGCTGCACACGCTTTTGACTGGGGAACAGCACAACTATTATCAAGACTTCGGTCGATGTCAGGATTTAGAGAAATCTTTACGGGAAGGTTTTGTTTATTCTGGGCAGTATGCGCCTCACCGCAAACGTCGCCACGGCAATTCGTCTGCGGCTGAACCTGCTGAGAAATTTATTGTCTATATCCAAAGTCATGATCAGGTGGGCAACCGGATGTTGGCTGAAAGGTTGCCAAAACTCACGTCCTTTGAAGGGTTGAAGTTGGCAGCAGGGACAATTCTGCTTTCTCCTTATCTGCCGATGTTGTTTATGGGCGAAGAATATGGAGAGGAGGCTCCCTTCTTCTACTTCATTAGTCACTCAGACCCGGAACTGATTGAAATGGTAAGGCGATCGAAAGAGGAGGAGTTTAAAAAAGTAGATGTGGCTGGCGATTCCTACGATCCCCAAGCTGCCGCAACCTTTCAAAACAGCAAGCTGAATTGGGAGCAACAATATACAGGGAAACATCAAGTGCTGTGGGCATTTCATCAACATTTAATCAACCTACGCCGCGCTCATCCCGCTCTGAAGCAGCTAGACAAACATCACTTAGAAGTCTCTAGCCGCGAAGCCGATAAGCTGCTGTTGATGCGTCGATACGCCGAGGAGAGCCAAGTGTTTTTAGTGATCAATTTTGGCGATCGCGCGGCCACTTTTGCGGCAGATAGCCATAGTCAAAATTGGCAAAAAATCTTAGATACAGCGGAACCCAAATGGCTAGGAGCGGGTTCAACTCTGCCAGAGAAACTAGCAGCTTATGAGTCAGCCCAGATCCCAGCCCAGACTTTTGCCCTGTATGAGGCTTATGTCTAA
- a CDS encoding cyclomaltodextrin glucanotransferase translates to MVSTPPSQLSTEQYEVTNAQEKVESLVEAPKTDSEIDLEFLYTRDIEFRQETIYFIVVDRFHDGDPDNSIGPNAELYDPERQDWGKYWGGDLQGVIDKLDYLKNLGVTAIWLTPLFEQVEDLFVAQAAIHGYWTKDFKRINPRFIAEGEDPSLNNTQETRNTTFDRLIEEMHKRRMKLVLDIVCNHSNPDFSGKKGELYDDGVKIADFNDDKDNWYHHYGEVTNWEDEWQVQNCELSGLATFNENNIQYRNYIKSAIKQWLDRGVDALRVDTVKHMPIWFWQEFNADILSHKPDVFIFGEWIFSSPFSDRSVEFANDSGMTMLDFGLCLAIRATLAQGSEAGFQEIQTIFDLDHRYKGANELITFIDNHDMPRFQSLNSDPDLVRVAIALIMTCRGIPCIYYGTEQYLHDDTNGGDDPYNRPMMNQWDTDTPLYRDIRLLSGLRRLNPAVAMGGQWQRYLTPDVYCYIRRYRDSVCFVAMNRGEASQVPEVVTDLPDGEHTCILTRRKFEVVDGKLINLELEPRDVIVLSHVGERVKGQTIVRAQLNGVQTKLGEQIAVIGDCPELGNWDIAKAYPLEYINTNTWFGEIPFDESAGKLINYKYVLLREGQSPLRENIVSRRWVIASEGTVKWRDTWSSGRES, encoded by the coding sequence ATGGTAAGCACACCTCCCTCTCAACTTTCCACCGAACAATATGAAGTTACGAATGCTCAGGAGAAAGTTGAATCGCTGGTAGAAGCCCCTAAAACAGATAGCGAAATTGATTTAGAGTTTCTCTACACGAGAGACATTGAGTTTCGCCAGGAAACAATCTACTTCATCGTGGTCGATCGCTTTCATGATGGCGATCCGGACAACAGCATCGGTCCCAACGCTGAGCTGTATGACCCAGAGCGGCAAGATTGGGGCAAATACTGGGGCGGCGATCTCCAGGGTGTGATCGACAAACTCGACTATTTGAAAAATCTAGGCGTAACAGCCATCTGGCTCACTCCTTTGTTTGAACAGGTAGAAGATCTGTTTGTGGCGCAAGCAGCGATCCACGGTTACTGGACTAAAGACTTCAAGCGGATTAACCCCCGATTTATTGCCGAGGGAGAAGATCCTTCCTTGAATAACACGCAGGAAACGAGAAATACAACGTTCGATCGCCTGATTGAGGAGATGCACAAGCGGCGGATGAAGTTGGTGCTAGATATTGTCTGCAACCACAGCAATCCCGACTTCAGCGGTAAGAAAGGAGAGCTGTACGACGACGGAGTCAAGATCGCCGACTTCAACGATGACAAAGACAACTGGTATCACCACTATGGCGAAGTGACCAACTGGGAAGATGAATGGCAGGTGCAAAACTGCGAGTTATCGGGTTTGGCTACCTTTAATGAAAACAACATCCAGTATCGTAACTACATCAAATCGGCGATTAAGCAGTGGTTAGACCGAGGGGTAGATGCGCTGCGGGTGGATACGGTGAAGCACATGCCGATTTGGTTTTGGCAGGAGTTCAACGCGGATATTCTGAGCCATAAACCAGATGTATTTATCTTTGGTGAGTGGATTTTTAGCAGCCCCTTCAGCGATCGCTCCGTTGAGTTTGCTAATGACTCAGGCATGACCATGCTGGACTTTGGCCTCTGTCTAGCTATTCGTGCCACCTTAGCGCAGGGTTCAGAGGCAGGATTTCAAGAGATTCAAACTATTTTTGACTTGGATCACCGCTACAAGGGCGCGAATGAACTGATTACCTTTATTGATAATCACGACATGCCGCGCTTCCAAAGCCTCAATTCTGACCCAGATCTGGTGAGAGTGGCGATCGCGTTGATCATGACCTGTCGGGGGATTCCTTGTATCTACTACGGCACTGAGCAGTATCTACATGATGATACCAACGGTGGCGATGACCCCTACAACCGCCCCATGATGAACCAGTGGGATACCGATACACCGCTATATCGAGATATCCGTTTACTGTCTGGTTTGCGTCGCCTTAACCCAGCAGTGGCAATGGGTGGACAGTGGCAAAGATATCTCACTCCCGATGTTTATTGTTATATCCGGCGTTACCGGGACTCTGTTTGTTTCGTAGCGATGAATCGTGGTGAAGCCAGCCAGGTGCCAGAGGTAGTGACTGATTTGCCAGATGGTGAACATACTTGCATTCTGACGCGGCGCAAGTTTGAAGTGGTAGATGGCAAACTGATCAATTTAGAACTAGAACCTCGTGATGTCATCGTGCTGAGCCATGTGGGTGAACGAGTGAAGGGCCAAACGATTGTACGGGCGCAACTCAACGGTGTGCAAACTAAGCTAGGTGAGCAAATTGCCGTGATTGGCGACTGCCCCGAACTGGGTAATTGGGATATTGCCAAAGCCTATCCCTTGGAGTACATCAATACCAACACTTGGTTTGGGGAAATCCCGTTTGACGAAAGCGCTGGTAAGTTGATCAATTACAAATATGTCTTGCTGCGTGAAGGCCAATCTCCTCTCCGTGAGAACATCGTGTCTCGTCGTTGGGTCATTGCCAGCGAAGGCACCGTGAAGTGGCGCGATACTTGGTCTTCTGGGCGCGAGTCATAG
- a CDS encoding transposase, which translates to MKTLKFKLYQHQRNRYLKRTINAAGVIYNHCIALHKRYYRMWGKYLSCAKLQSHIAKLRKRKVFWQLVGSQAVQDVCQRIEQAYQLFFKHHKKGVRPPGFKKVRRYKSFTLKQAGYKFLGGNRVKIGERVYQYWNSREIEGKVKTLTIKRTPLGELFMVVVVDAGQYPEPEVAPSRIAGFDFGLKSFLTCSEGFSIESPQFFKQSLAAIQKASRHHSRKRKGSQGREKARLNLARRHEDIANRRRDWFWKLAHKLTEQFDVLYFETLNLKGMQRLWGRKVSDLGFREFLQILEWVAIKKGKHVAYIDRWFPSSKTCSKCEHVLESLELSTRQWRCPSCQSVNDRDDNAAVNIKQVGISTWGLGDVSQAQPAISV; encoded by the coding sequence ATGAAGACACTGAAGTTCAAGCTCTATCAGCACCAGCGCAACCGCTATCTCAAGCGGACGATTAATGCTGCTGGAGTGATCTACAACCACTGCATTGCTCTCCACAAGCGCTACTACCGCATGTGGGGCAAGTACTTGAGTTGTGCGAAACTTCAATCTCATATTGCCAAGCTACGGAAGCGTAAAGTGTTCTGGCAATTAGTCGGCTCTCAGGCTGTACAGGATGTCTGTCAGCGCATTGAGCAGGCATACCAACTGTTTTTTAAGCATCACAAAAAAGGAGTCAGACCACCGGGTTTCAAGAAAGTTAGACGATACAAATCATTCACCCTGAAACAGGCAGGGTACAAATTCCTGGGGGGTAATCGCGTCAAGATTGGAGAGCGGGTTTATCAATACTGGAACTCTAGGGAGATTGAGGGCAAAGTCAAGACTCTGACCATTAAGCGGACTCCGTTAGGGGAGTTGTTTATGGTGGTGGTCGTAGACGCAGGCCAATACCCTGAACCAGAAGTCGCGCCGAGTCGTATCGCGGGCTTTGATTTTGGGTTGAAGTCGTTCCTCACTTGCTCTGAGGGCTTCAGTATTGAATCACCCCAGTTCTTCAAGCAGTCGCTAGCTGCCATTCAGAAGGCTAGCCGTCACCACTCCCGCAAACGCAAAGGCTCTCAGGGTCGTGAAAAAGCTCGGCTCAACTTGGCCCGCAGGCATGAGGATATCGCTAATCGTAGACGGGACTGGTTCTGGAAGTTGGCACACAAGCTGACTGAGCAATTTGATGTGCTGTACTTCGAGACACTAAACCTCAAGGGAATGCAGCGTCTTTGGGGACGAAAGGTGAGTGATCTAGGATTCCGCGAGTTCCTGCAAATTCTCGAATGGGTCGCCATCAAAAAGGGCAAGCACGTCGCCTATATCGACCGTTGGTTTCCCAGTTCTAAGACCTGCTCAAAGTGTGAACATGTTTTGGAATCGCTGGAACTCTCAACCAGACAGTGGCGTTGCCCTTCGTGTCAGTCGGTGAATGACCGCGATGACAACGCCGCAGTGAATATCAAACAGGTTGGGATCTCAACCTGGGGATTAGGGGATGTCAGTCAGGCTCAGCCTGCAATCTCTGTCTGA
- a CDS encoding SGNH/GDSL hydrolase family protein, producing the protein MAPFRPTRRQFIQAIAGEASVLALLGCVERGGQSMVTLYTFGDSILDCARYNDYGVHPGQLLVRNDDRLFPEFQGQDLQSRGQAHLEHRAQDGATVRALSSQGQGLRVEGPALALITIGGNDLLGGLIRDTGAGITTFGKALDEFVQKLPVRPVLLGNVYDPTFGDDARNFLGVDPAIARTNLQRINTVIQEIAIRYGQLVDLHAHFLTGDPSWFTATIEPSLQGASEVRRAFLPYVLKHT; encoded by the coding sequence ATGGCTCCATTTCGACCCACAAGGCGACAGTTTATCCAAGCGATCGCTGGAGAGGCAAGTGTGCTGGCACTTCTCGGCTGTGTTGAACGCGGTGGGCAAAGCATGGTAACTCTATACACCTTCGGCGATTCGATCTTAGACTGTGCGCGGTACAACGACTACGGTGTTCATCCAGGACAACTGCTGGTTCGCAACGACGATCGCCTGTTCCCAGAATTCCAAGGTCAAGACCTGCAATCACGGGGGCAAGCTCATCTGGAGCACCGAGCCCAAGACGGAGCAACAGTAAGGGCGCTGTCATCCCAAGGACAAGGACTCCGAGTGGAGGGGCCAGCCCTCGCTCTGATCACCATTGGCGGCAACGATCTCCTAGGCGGATTAATTCGGGATACGGGCGCAGGAATCACGACCTTTGGCAAAGCGCTTGACGAATTTGTGCAGAAGCTCCCCGTTCGGCCTGTGCTCTTGGGGAATGTGTACGATCCTACTTTTGGTGATGACGCGCGCAACTTTTTAGGCGTTGATCCCGCGATCGCCCGAACTAATCTCCAACGCATTAATACGGTGATTCAAGAGATTGCTATCCGTTATGGTCAGCTAGTCGATCTGCATGCTCATTTTCTGACGGGCGATCCCTCATGGTTCACAGCCACCATTGAACCGAGCCTCCAAGGAGCATCGGAAGTTCGGCGGGCCTTCTTGCCTTATGTTTTGAAGCACACGTAG
- a CDS encoding 5-formyltetrahydrofolate cyclo-ligase encodes MVNSVSTVWSGYHADKDALRAEIWSHLKQAQAAIGEPFGHIPNFVGAEQAAAQLTALPAWQQAQVIKCNPDSAQIPVRLRALQAGKRLYMAVPRLTNSRCFVELQAEDLQQRQIALEDAAIARKALSYGRLVSFEEMQAIDLVMVGCVAVTQNGGRTGKGAGFADLELAMLQEFGLVRQDTPIVTTVHPLQIVESARLPMQHHDWPLNWIVTPDAAIATQNTHPRPIGLYWDVIRPNQYEKIPILRKLQHRSV; translated from the coding sequence ATGGTTAACTCGGTTTCAACAGTTTGGAGTGGTTATCATGCTGACAAAGACGCTTTAAGGGCGGAAATTTGGTCACACCTTAAACAAGCGCAAGCAGCCATTGGAGAACCGTTTGGGCATATCCCTAACTTTGTTGGCGCTGAGCAGGCAGCAGCACAACTCACCGCTTTACCCGCATGGCAACAAGCTCAGGTAATTAAGTGCAATCCAGACTCTGCTCAGATTCCGGTGCGGCTTCGGGCACTCCAAGCAGGAAAACGCCTCTATATGGCTGTGCCACGCTTAACAAATAGCCGTTGTTTTGTTGAGTTGCAAGCTGAAGATTTGCAGCAACGCCAGATTGCTTTAGAAGATGCCGCGATCGCTCGTAAAGCCCTTAGCTATGGCCGTTTGGTCAGCTTTGAGGAAATGCAGGCGATCGATCTGGTGATGGTAGGTTGTGTGGCTGTGACGCAGAATGGTGGTCGCACAGGCAAAGGAGCGGGCTTTGCTGACTTGGAATTAGCCATGCTTCAGGAGTTTGGCTTAGTTCGGCAGGATACACCCATTGTGACAACCGTCCATCCTTTACAGATTGTCGAGTCAGCTCGATTACCTATGCAGCATCATGACTGGCCGCTTAACTGGATTGTGACTCCAGACGCTGCGATCGCGACTCAAAACACTCACCCTCGCCCAATCGGGCTCTATTGGGACGTAATCCGACCCAACCAGTATGAGAAGATTCCCATTCTGCGAAAACTTCAGCATCGCTCCGTTTGA
- a CDS encoding arginase family protein, which translates to MPTREEILQNFNPNDIGLDNGNLLGLPFDYESAQTIVFGVPWEVTVSYGAGTASGPQRVLEASRQLDIYDFDDPDGWKQGIFMAPIPEQIQQKNEMLRQEATRIIAHMEQGKQIEDEPELAQLLQRVNQECEAVNQWLFEQAKTAMDQGKQVAVIGGDHSVPLGCIQALGKRYADFGILHIDAHADLRQAYEGFEYSHASIMFNALKVPQVSKLVQVSIRDFCHDEVNLIQQSGGRISTYYDPMLKQKLYAGVPWLELCQQMVAELPHQVYISFDADGLDPKLCPNTGTPVPGGLELEQAFCLFREVVNSGREIIGFDVCEVGDDEWDGNVGARAVYKLCNLMALSRSAAAIPALT; encoded by the coding sequence ATGCCTACTAGAGAAGAAATTCTGCAAAACTTCAACCCTAACGATATTGGCCTCGACAACGGCAATCTCTTAGGTCTGCCCTTTGACTACGAATCTGCTCAAACCATTGTATTTGGTGTTCCTTGGGAAGTCACCGTTTCCTATGGAGCAGGGACAGCCTCAGGCCCACAGCGAGTTCTAGAAGCTTCTCGCCAATTAGATATCTATGATTTCGATGATCCGGATGGCTGGAAGCAAGGTATCTTTATGGCCCCAATTCCAGAGCAAATCCAGCAGAAAAACGAAATGCTGCGGCAAGAGGCGACTCGCATCATTGCTCATATGGAGCAAGGGAAACAAATTGAAGATGAGCCAGAGTTGGCGCAGCTATTGCAAAGGGTGAATCAAGAATGCGAAGCCGTCAATCAATGGCTGTTTGAGCAAGCAAAAACGGCAATGGATCAAGGCAAGCAAGTAGCAGTGATTGGTGGCGATCACAGCGTTCCTCTGGGTTGTATTCAGGCTTTAGGCAAGCGTTATGCAGATTTTGGCATTCTCCACATCGATGCTCATGCCGATCTACGTCAAGCTTATGAAGGCTTTGAATATTCCCATGCCTCGATTATGTTCAATGCGCTGAAAGTCCCTCAAGTCTCGAAGCTGGTTCAGGTTAGCATCCGAGACTTTTGCCACGATGAGGTTAATCTAATTCAGCAATCTGGTGGACGGATCTCGACCTACTACGATCCCATGCTGAAGCAAAAACTTTATGCAGGTGTGCCTTGGTTAGAACTGTGCCAACAGATGGTGGCTGAGCTGCCGCATCAGGTTTACATCAGCTTTGATGCCGACGGTCTAGACCCTAAGCTCTGTCCCAACACTGGCACTCCCGTTCCTGGTGGTTTGGAATTAGAGCAAGCTTTTTGTCTATTCCGAGAAGTCGTCAATAGTGGTCGGGAAATCATCGGCTTTGATGTTTGCGAAGTTGGCGATGATGAGTGGGATGGCAATGTCGGCGCGAGGGCCGTTTACAAGCTTTGCAATTTAATGGCTCTGTCACGCTCTGCTGCGGCTATCCCAGCCTTGACTTAA